From a single Vanacampus margaritifer isolate UIUO_Vmar chromosome 15, RoL_Vmar_1.0, whole genome shotgun sequence genomic region:
- the lin7a gene encoding protein lin-7 homolog A isoform X1 gives MATVLQQPLTLDRDVARAIELLEKLQESGDVPGYKLQSLKKVLQSEFCTAIREVYQYMHETITVNGCPEYQARATAKATVAAFAASEGHSHPRVVELPKTEEGLGFNVMGGKEQNSPIYISRIIPGGVAERHGGLKRGDQLLSVNGVSVEGEHHEKAVELLKAAKDSVKLVVRYTPKVLEEMEARFEKLRTARRRQQQQLLMLQQQQQHNMSSQQNHTSLFQKKKK, from the exons atggcgacggTGCTCCAACAGCCGCTCACTCTGGATCGAG ATGTCGCCAGGGCCATCGAGCTGCTTGAGAAGCTGCAGGAGTCTGGCGACGTTCCAGGTTACAAGCTCCAGTCGCTGAAGAAGGTGCTCCAGAGCGAGTTCTGCACCGCCATCCGCGAG GTGTACCAGTACATGCATGAAACCATCACCGTCAACGGATGCCCGGAGTACCAGGCTCGAGCTACGGCTAAG GCTACGGTCGCCGCCTTCGCCGCCAGCGAGGGCCACTCGCACCCTCGGGTAGTGGAGCTTCCCAAGACGGAGGAAGGGCTGGGCTTCAACGTGATGGGCGGGAAGGAGCAGAACTCGCCCATCTACATCTCTCGCATCATTCCCGGCGGGGTGGCCGAGCGCCACGGAGGCCTGAAAAGAGGTGACCAGCTGCTGTCCGTCAACGGCGTG AGCGTGGAAGGCGAGCACCACGAGAAGGCGGTGGAGCTACTGAAGGCGGCCAAGGACAGCGTCAAGCTGGTGGTACGCTACACGCCCAAAGTGCTGGAGGAAATGGAGGCGCGTTTCGAGAAGCTGCGCACCGCCCGCCGccgccagcagcagcagctgctcatgctgcagcagcagcagcaacacaaCATGTCCAGTCAGCAGAATCACACGTC GTTgttccagaagaagaaaaagtaa
- the lin7a gene encoding protein lin-7 homolog A isoform X2 has protein sequence MATVLQQPLTLDRDVARAIELLEKLQESGDVPGYKLQSLKKVLQSEFCTAIREVYQYMHETITVNGCPEYQARATAKATVAAFAASEGHSHPRVVELPKTEEGLGFNVMGGKEQNSPIYISRIIPGGVAERHGGLKRGDQLLSVNGVSVEGEHHEKAVELLKAAKDSVKLVVRYTPKVLEEMEARFEKLRTARRRQQQQLLMLQQQQQHNMSSQQNHTS, from the exons atggcgacggTGCTCCAACAGCCGCTCACTCTGGATCGAG ATGTCGCCAGGGCCATCGAGCTGCTTGAGAAGCTGCAGGAGTCTGGCGACGTTCCAGGTTACAAGCTCCAGTCGCTGAAGAAGGTGCTCCAGAGCGAGTTCTGCACCGCCATCCGCGAG GTGTACCAGTACATGCATGAAACCATCACCGTCAACGGATGCCCGGAGTACCAGGCTCGAGCTACGGCTAAG GCTACGGTCGCCGCCTTCGCCGCCAGCGAGGGCCACTCGCACCCTCGGGTAGTGGAGCTTCCCAAGACGGAGGAAGGGCTGGGCTTCAACGTGATGGGCGGGAAGGAGCAGAACTCGCCCATCTACATCTCTCGCATCATTCCCGGCGGGGTGGCCGAGCGCCACGGAGGCCTGAAAAGAGGTGACCAGCTGCTGTCCGTCAACGGCGTG AGCGTGGAAGGCGAGCACCACGAGAAGGCGGTGGAGCTACTGAAGGCGGCCAAGGACAGCGTCAAGCTGGTGGTACGCTACACGCCCAAAGTGCTGGAGGAAATGGAGGCGCGTTTCGAGAAGCTGCGCACCGCCCGCCGccgccagcagcagcagctgctcatgctgcagcagcagcagcaacacaaCATGTCCAGTCAGCAGAATCACACGTCGTAG
- the acss3 gene encoding acyl-CoA synthetase short-chain family member 3, mitochondrial isoform X1: MHAQISKVCTRSSSLGSRLWGVCVYGKTGSLQRGCADDARGAAAERYGRTFAAARDRPEQFWAEVGQDIRWFEPWSKTLQVEDPVFPNWFVGGKLNMCYNAVDRHVEDGRGDQAAIIYDSPVTSTKRIITYQELQNQVSRLAGVLVKNGVGKGDLVVIYMPMVPQAMYAMLACARIGAPHSLIFGGFASKELSVRIDHAKPKMIITASFGIEPGRRVAYVPLLEKALQLGSHTPSKVLVYCRDNMEKVSMSGDTSLDWDEEMATARPHDCVPVPSDHPLYILYTSGTTGTPKGLVRDTGGCAVMLKWTMSNIYGLQPGEVWWAASDLGWVVGHSYICYAPLLHGNSSVLYEGKPVGTPDAGAFFRVLSEYGAAGMFTAPTAVRAIRQQDPRARGRAAYPLPRLRAVFLAGERCDVETLEWAKKSFGAPVLDHWWQTETGSPITSTCIGLGNSVTPPAGQAGKPVPGYDVTVIDDHMRRVKPGTLGNIVVRLPLPPGAASSLWQNLDLFKQIYFTKFPGYYDTMDAGFVDQDGFLYIMSRSDDVINVAGHRLSAGALEESVMQHPAVADCAVVGLEDPLKGHVPLALCVLKNGVQQCQEEIASEAVKLVRDTVGPVAAFRKVVFVRGLPKTRSGKIPRSSLGNLVNGKPYKITPTIEDPEVFKEIEKALRSHAA; encoded by the exons ATGCACGCGCAAATCTCTAAAGTGTGCACGAGGAGCAGCAGCCTCGGGAGTCGCCTGTGGGGCGTTTGCGTTTATGGGAAAACAGGAAGTTTACAACGCGGCTGCGCGGACGATGCACGCGGGGCGGCAGCGGAACGTTACGGCCGAACCTTCGCGGCGGCCCGGGACCGGCCGGAGCAGTTCTGGGCCGAAGTGGGTCAGGACATACGTTGGTTCGAACCATGGAGCAAAACATTGCAAGTGGAGGACCCGGTGTTCCCCAACTG GTTTGTGGGTGGCAAGCTAAACATGTGTTACAACGCTGTGGATCGTCACGTGGAAGATGGCCGCGGCGACCAGGCCGCCATCATCTACGACAGCCCGGTGACTAGCACCAAGCGGATCATCACCTACCAGGAACTCCAGAACCAG GTTTCGCGTCTGGCCGGCGTCCTGGTGAAGAACGGGGTCGGCAAAGGCGACCTGGTGGTCATCTACATGCCCATGGTGCCGCAGGCCATGTACGCCATGTTGGCGTGCGCCCGCATCGGCGCGCCGCACAGCCTCATCTTTGGCGGCTTTGCCTCCAAAGAGCTGTCGGTGCGCATCGATCATGCCAAG cccaAAATGATCATCACCGCCTCGTTCGGGATCGAGCCGGGCCGCCGGGTGGCTTACGTGCCCCTGCTGGAAAAGGCCTTACAACTCGGCTCTCACACGCCCTCCAAAGTTCTCGTCTACTGCCGAGACAACATG GAGAAAGTGTCCATGAGCGGGGACACGTCTCTGGACTGGGACGAGGAAATGGCGACTGCCCGACCACACGACTGCGTCCCCGTTCCCTCCGACCATCCGCTCTACATCCTCTACACGTCCGGCACCACCGGAACGCCGAAG GGTTTGGTGAGGGACACCGGCGGGTGCGCCGTCATGCTGAAGTGGACCATGTCCAACATTTACGGACTTCAACCAGGAGAA GTTTGGTGGGCGGCGTCCGACCTGGGCTGGGTGGTGGGTCACTCCTACATCTGCTACGCCCCCCTCCTGCACGGAAACAGCAGCGTCCTCTACGAGGGCAAGCCCGTGGGCACGCCGGACGCCGGCGCCTTCTTCCGGGTCCTCTCCGAGTACGGCGCCGCCGGCATGTTCACCGCGCCCACCGCCGTCCGGGCCATCCGCCAGCAGGACCCCCGTGCCCGAGGTCGGGCGGCGTACCCCCTCCCCAG GCTGCGCGCCGTCTTCCTGGCGGGCGAGCGCTGCGATGTGGAGACGCTGGAGTGGGCCAAGAAGAGTTTCGGGGCTCCCGTGCTGGATCACTGGTGGCAGACGG AGACAGGCTCTCCCATCACCTCCACGTGCATTGGCTTGGGCAACTCAGTGACGCCCCCCGCAGGCCAGGCCGGCAAACCCGTGCCAGGCTATGACG TGACGGTGATCGATGACCACATGCGACGGGTGAAGCCGGGAACTCTGGGAAACATTGTGGTGAG ATTACCTCTGCCGCCTGGTGCCGCATCATCTCTGTGGCAGAACTTGGATCTTTTCAAGCAGATCTACTTCACCAAATTCCCG GGTTACTATGACACCATGGACGCCGGCTTCGTGGACCAAGACGGCTTCCTGTACATCATGTCGCgctctgatgatgtcatcaacgtGGCCGGACACAGGCTGTCAGCAGGAGCTTTGGAAGAG tctgtTATGCAGCACCCTGCGGTTGCCGACTGTGCCGTGGTGGGCTTGGAGGACCCTCTGAAGGGCCACGTACCCCTCGCCTTGTGCGTTCTCAAAAATG GGGTGCAGCAGTGCCAAGAGGAGATAGCGAGCGAGGCGGTGAAGTTGGTACGGGACACGGTGGGACCCGTGGCCGCGTTCCGGAAGGTTGTTTTCGTCCGCGGGCTTCCCAAGACACGTTCCGGAAAGATCCCTCGCTCCTCGTTGGGAAATCTGGTCAACGGGAAGCCGTACAAG ATCACGCCCACCATCGAGGACCCTGAAGTGTTCAAGGAGATTGAGAAAGCTCTGAGATCGCACGCCGCCTGA
- the acss3 gene encoding acyl-CoA synthetase short-chain family member 3, mitochondrial isoform X2 — protein MLKWTMSNIYGLQPGEVWWAASDLGWVVGHSYICYAPLLHGNSSVLYEGKPVGTPDAGAFFRVLSEYGAAGMFTAPTAVRAIRQQDPRARGRAAYPLPRLRAVFLAGERCDVETLEWAKKSFGAPVLDHWWQTETGSPITSTCIGLGNSVTPPAGQAGKPVPGYDVTVIDDHMRRVKPGTLGNIVVRLPLPPGAASSLWQNLDLFKQIYFTKFPGYYDTMDAGFVDQDGFLYIMSRSDDVINVAGHRLSAGALEESVMQHPAVADCAVVGLEDPLKGHVPLALCVLKNGVQQCQEEIASEAVKLVRDTVGPVAAFRKVVFVRGLPKTRSGKIPRSSLGNLVNGKPYKITPTIEDPEVFKEIEKALRSHAA, from the exons ATGCTGAAGTGGACCATGTCCAACATTTACGGACTTCAACCAGGAGAA GTTTGGTGGGCGGCGTCCGACCTGGGCTGGGTGGTGGGTCACTCCTACATCTGCTACGCCCCCCTCCTGCACGGAAACAGCAGCGTCCTCTACGAGGGCAAGCCCGTGGGCACGCCGGACGCCGGCGCCTTCTTCCGGGTCCTCTCCGAGTACGGCGCCGCCGGCATGTTCACCGCGCCCACCGCCGTCCGGGCCATCCGCCAGCAGGACCCCCGTGCCCGAGGTCGGGCGGCGTACCCCCTCCCCAG GCTGCGCGCCGTCTTCCTGGCGGGCGAGCGCTGCGATGTGGAGACGCTGGAGTGGGCCAAGAAGAGTTTCGGGGCTCCCGTGCTGGATCACTGGTGGCAGACGG AGACAGGCTCTCCCATCACCTCCACGTGCATTGGCTTGGGCAACTCAGTGACGCCCCCCGCAGGCCAGGCCGGCAAACCCGTGCCAGGCTATGACG TGACGGTGATCGATGACCACATGCGACGGGTGAAGCCGGGAACTCTGGGAAACATTGTGGTGAG ATTACCTCTGCCGCCTGGTGCCGCATCATCTCTGTGGCAGAACTTGGATCTTTTCAAGCAGATCTACTTCACCAAATTCCCG GGTTACTATGACACCATGGACGCCGGCTTCGTGGACCAAGACGGCTTCCTGTACATCATGTCGCgctctgatgatgtcatcaacgtGGCCGGACACAGGCTGTCAGCAGGAGCTTTGGAAGAG tctgtTATGCAGCACCCTGCGGTTGCCGACTGTGCCGTGGTGGGCTTGGAGGACCCTCTGAAGGGCCACGTACCCCTCGCCTTGTGCGTTCTCAAAAATG GGGTGCAGCAGTGCCAAGAGGAGATAGCGAGCGAGGCGGTGAAGTTGGTACGGGACACGGTGGGACCCGTGGCCGCGTTCCGGAAGGTTGTTTTCGTCCGCGGGCTTCCCAAGACACGTTCCGGAAAGATCCCTCGCTCCTCGTTGGGAAATCTGGTCAACGGGAAGCCGTACAAG ATCACGCCCACCATCGAGGACCCTGAAGTGTTCAAGGAGATTGAGAAAGCTCTGAGATCGCACGCCGCCTGA